A window of Magallana gigas chromosome 8, xbMagGiga1.1, whole genome shotgun sequence genomic DNA:
TATATTGTGACTGTTAAGTTAAGCGTTAAAGAAGATGACGATATGTAATTCAGTAACTAAAATATGAATGAAGGAAAACTACATGGtaacaaaatgacaaaacatGTCAATCTGTTACATTCTTTGACCTCTTACTTTACATTCAGTAAAGTGAACGGCAGGACATCATCATCTTTTAAcggtaaatttgttttaaaaatattttttaaaacttaaatccaTATGTATTTcgcaaaaacaatttttgaataaataattataaacataaacttTCTTTTCTCGAATATGTGGTTCTTAATTTTAACTGAGTCTAACAAAGATTGCAaagatatgtataatatattaattagtaGAAAGAAAAATGCTATCAAAGCAGTTTATAAAAGGAATGGCGAAGAATTTGTAAATAGGAGTGTGTTAACATGTTTGAGCTGCTGGTCAAAATTACAAAGGAATCATTGgctataatttgaaatattacaaaaaataattgcaacaaattattatttatcaaaactaaACCTAGAAGACACTCAGCGGTGTACATTTTTTAAGGTGAAAATTGAAACCAATAAACATCTTAAAGAATGTTCAAATGTTACAGAAATGGAGTGTGCAGTTgttttatcaatgtttaatGTCCCAATAGCCTTTgataacaagattttttttaatggcgaATTATTGGGGCCAAATtcgactaatatcatatatagttcttaaatgaaaatttagtaCGATAAAAATGTCAATTATATTTGTACCATCCCAGTAAAGACGTGCTCCAATGAattagaaagaaagaaaaaggtaATTTACAATATCTAAACTCTACCGTGCAATTTATCCTTAATGGACAGTTGCTCACTGTGAAGTAGGTTTCCAGCGGTTTTACAATAAGTTATAATTATcttactgtttcatgtaaaatgCACTCGAACCAGGTCATTTTTTTAACTATCGGTGACTTTAAGATCAAATCTCGTGTTAACATTAATGGTTTGATCCAGTGAGAGATAACAGTAAATAGTCACTAAGTAGTAAAGGGAGAATTTCAATACAAACgaataatgattttaaagtatCCAATTTGTGATAGCATGTTTTGTACAAATGACATGTGATGATAAGGAACAGTGTTAAAACtcgaaaatgtaaaagaaaaatacaaattagGAGCAGATTATACACGGACATCTACAAAAGTTTGAGGTAGGATCAGATGCTATGAAGGAGTGAGTCTTCTCCGCTGACCAGTCACATCCGCCTGGTGCTCTTTGTAGTAATCCGGAAAACGGAAAATATGTAGACAATTTGATGAATAATAATGGCCTAACAATAAGTACAAAAACGTCAGTCAGAGCTTAacttacaaaaaagaaaaatacacaataaagaagaaatattttgaaaaagaaaacattctgtTTTTAACCCACTACTCGATATAAATGGCTATCAATGTCAAATTAATCTTAATGAATTGATCtataaaaagttacaaaaccaAAATGAAATCTTATTatggaacatttttttttatttgaccagaggtaattaaataaatcgaCAAAAGCTTTATTCGGCCAAAAACTCACTTTGGAGACATGCAATAACAAAactataatgatttttttttcacatctaGGTTGCAATACTGTAGCCATCGTTATATAGATTCAGTTGCAGAAAAAGTCCTTgacatttagattaaaaaatatatttttgggtTTGAAATGCATAAAGTTGATGTATTGTTGAGACAAAGCGTCAGGTTGAACTTTCAATGTACCTCCGATCATAGTCCTTTGATGTCGTTAATACATACTCTTATCCTATGTCATTCGTCAAGAGTGTAAACGTTTCAAAATCGTCACAAAGCAGTAGGCATTCATAATGCACGGGCATTGGTGTTGCTATTGTGACTTTAAagctgtaatttttttcttcacgttgtataatattttattaaattacgGCTTTTAAATgtctaatttaattaatatcattaatattGTACCAAAAGGTTAAACGATTAAATATTATGATGAGATGATATTAATCTTCTTGtcaaatgcttaaaaaatataatacagaATAACTTTTATCTTTCAGAGTCACCACTAGACCAGGCTATATTTCAGCAGTGGGAGGAAGACGACAGCCAATTTGTTTCAACAAGAGCTTGTCAAGAAGTAGAGATACTTATCAAAAGTCAGAATTTGGTGATCGTGACCGGTAACTCTGGGTCAGGAAAATCAGCCATTATTCAACATATAGCGTTGAGGTATAGGAACCAAGGCTGGACAGTAAAACCAGTATATAACGTGAAGGAAATCACTGATACATATTACTCAGGAGATGTATTACAAAGCAAAATCCTTTTTGTATTCAATGATCCTATTGGCAACGAATCCTTCGACGAAATAGCCTATAATTCATGGAAGGAACAAGATGAAAGGTTGAAAGCTTGTTTGCGAAATAACAAGATGTTGCTCTCAAGTAGAAAATATATTCTACTTGATAATAGGGTTAAAGGAATGTTAAACGATAAATCATGCAGCATTGATCTTAGTGATGACAAACATAAACTGAATAATGGAGAAAAAGAAACCATTTTAAGGAGTTACGCATCAAAAAGTGGTCTTTTAAAAGACGATATTAGTGGAATTTTGACGACTGAGGAGTATTTTCCGTTATTATGCAAACTTTATTTTAGCGACAAAAATAACCAGACAATAGGAccgcaattttttaaagaacctTTTAACATATGTCAGGAACAAATAAgaaatttcagaaataactCCATAAaggaatgcaaaaaaaaatactgtgcTCTTGTTCTTCTAGTTCTGTGTAACAATCAGCTTTGTGTTGAGGATATACAAAAAAACGATTGcttaaaggaaaagtttaaacttGCTTTGAAACTATGTGAAATAAAGACAAACACAGAATCTCATACTATTGGTGACGCTCTAAAGACTCTAGAGGGATTTTTTGTGAAGAAGTTTGACGACACGTATCATTTTTATAACGATTTTGTAATGGAAGTTACCACCTATGTGTTTGGAACAGACTTTCCGAGAGAAACAATACAGTATGCCGATATTGGTTTCCTTAGACGACGTGTAAACTTAAAAAGCAGTGACGACAATAGAAAAGAAGAAGTTGATAAATTTAccatatatttaaatgataaatatgttaGCGATCTAGCGGATAGActttttgatgatatatttggAGATCGTCTGTTGGATGTTGTTCTCAATCCATGTGTGAGGAATGAGAAGGTGGCTACATGtttcatacaaaaattaaaacatagcCACGAAAAACTGCACAACTTACTTGGCAAAAAACAGCTTCAGGAAAAGTTTAGAAAGGAAGAAGAAAATCAAgaattaaaacaatcattttgttCCAAACTTGAGTTTCTGTATAAAGAAGATAAAGTGCAAATTCTTAGTGCTATCATAGTATTTTGTCATACAAATGTATCAAAACATTGTTTAGAAACTTTACAGCGAATGCAAAATTCTCTTAaatatacttcttttttttctgcgGTATGTTGCAATGGTTCGATGGATTTGTTCAATGTCTTTccaaaagaacaaattaaatgGTTTTTGGTGAAAACGTGGGGGGAATACTATCCTATTCACATTGCTTCCCTGTttcataattatgaaatattgcGGGAGCTGATACAGGTGAAAAATAACGTGAATTTGAGAACAGCATTTGGATATACTCCCTTGGTGTTGGCAGTTTTCAATACGGACACAAGCGAACAAAAACATTCGAAAACTAAAAATCAGCCAATTAATATCACTGTTGAACTTTTGCTGACTCATGGAGctgacattaatttatgtgatcCACATTTTGGGAGTGCTCTCCATATAGCAAGTGGTAGAGGAAACAACcacactgtacaacttttattagataaaggagcagataCCAATTCATGTAAcataaacaaagaaactcctctgcATAAAGCTAGTGAAAGAGGACGTGAAAACATtgtgcaacttttattagataaacgagcagatattaattcatgtgacacaaacaaagaaactcctctacataaagccagtaagagaggacatgatagcactgtacaacttttattagataaaggagcagatattaattcatgtgacacaaacaaagaaactcctctacataaagcaatTAAACGCGGACTTgaaagcactgtgcaacttttattagataacggagcagatattaatttatgtgacagaaacaaagaaactcctctacataaagccagtgaagaaggacatgatagcactgtacaacttttattagataaagtttattagataaaggagcagatattaattcatgtgacacaaacaaagaaactcctttATATAAAGCAATTAAACGCGGACTTgaaagcactgtgcaacttttattagatgaaggagcagatattaattcatgtgacagaaacaaagaaactcctctacataaagccagtgaaaGAGGAGATGAAAGCATTGTCCAAATTTTATTggataaaggagcagatattaattcatgtgatacaaacaaagaaactcctctacataaagctaGTGAAAGAGGAGATGAAAGCATTGTCCAAATTTTATTggataaaggagcagatattaattcatgtgacaaaaGCAacgaaactcctctacataaagcaatTAAATGTGGACATGGAAGCACTGTACAATTTTTAATAGATAAcggagcagatattaatctatgtgacacaaacaaagaaactcttCTCTTAAAAGCCAGTAAATGGGGATTTGAAAgtattgtacaacttttattagataacggagcagatattaattcatgtgacacaaacaaagaaactcctctacataaagctaGTAAAAAGggacatgaaagcactgtacaacttttattagataacggagcagatattaattcatgtgatatAAACAATGTAACTCCGCTACATTATGCCAGTGGTTGGGGATGTGAAAACACTGTACAAcatttattagataaaggagcagatattaattcatgtgacataTACAAAGacactcctctacataaagcaatAAAATGGGGACTCGAAAGCAccgtacaacttttattagataaaggagcagatattaattcatgtgactcAAACAAAGAAAGCCCTCTGCATCATGCCAGTGAAAGGGGACATAAAAGAactgtgcaacttttattacataaaggagcagatattaattcatgtgacacatataaagaaactcctctacacaAAGCCAGTGAAATGGGACACGAAAgcattgtacaacttttattagataaaggagcagatattaattcatgtgacacaaataaagaaactcctctacataaagcaatTAAACGCGGACTTgaaagcactgtgcaacttttattaaatgaaggagcagatattaattcatgtgacagaaacaaagaaactcctctacataaagccagtgaaaGAGGAGATGAAAGCATTGTCCAAATTTTATTggataaaggagcagatattaattcatgtgacaaaaGCAacgaaactcctctacataaagcaatTAAATGTGGACATGGAAGCACTGTACAATTTTTAATAGATAAcggagcagatattaatctatgtgacaaaaacaaagaaactcttCTCTTAAAAGCCAGTAAATGGGGATTTGAAAGaattgtacaacttttattagataacggagcagatattaattcatgtgacacaaacaaagaaactcctctacataaagctaGTAAAAAGggacatgaaagcactgtgcaacttttattagataacggagcagatattaattcatgtgatatAAACAATGTAACTCCGCTACATTATGCCAGTGGTTGGGGATGTGAAAACACTGTACAACATTTATAAGATAacggagcagatattaattcatgtgacataTACAAAGacactcctctacataaagcaatAAAATGGGGACTCGAAAGCAccgtacaacttttattagataaaggagcagatattaattcatgtgactcAAACAAAGAAAGCCCTCTGCATCATGCCAGTGAAAGGGGACATAAAAGAactgtgcaacttttattacataaaggagcagatattaattcatgtgacacatataaagaaactcctctacacaAAGCCAGTGAAATGGGACACGAAAgcattgtacaacttttattagataaaggagcagatattaattcatgtgacacaaacaaagaaactcctctacataaagcaagTATACTGCGAAGTGACAGCACTTTAgaacttttattagataaaggagcagatatttatttaagtgatataaacaatgaaactcctttacataaagccagtgaatgGGGACGTAAAGGCACTGTTCAACTTTTATTAGACAAAGGAGctgatattaattcatgtgacacaaacaaagaaactcctctacataaagctaGTGAATGGGGACGTGAAAGCACTGTACagcttttattagataaaggagcagatattaattcatatgACAACTACAAAGAAACCCCTTTACAAAAAGCCATTAGAACGggacatgaaagcactgtacaacttttattagacaaaggagcagatattaattcttgtgacacaaacaaagaaactcctctataTGAAGCCACTGAATGCTGACATGgaagcattattttttatttttttattagataaaggagcagatattaactTTTGTGACAGTGAGAAATAAACTCCTTTACATATCGCCGGGTATTGGGGGAGTGATACATGTAGCACTATGCAACATTTAATAAGTAAAGGAGCCGACGTAAGTTTACGTGATTACGACGGAAAAACTCTTTTCCTTGGATCaagaacaaaaagaaaatacatattACCAAATTATTGTTAATAAGTAAAGCAGCAAACCTTAAGTcatgtgttgataaaaaaaaacaaattcttttacATATTGCCAGTGGAGAGGGACATGAACACACTGAcaacttttattttgtaaaggAGTCAACTTTTATTGATGTATTTAGGAAGGACAAGCTTCATTTTATAAAGCCAGTGAAAAGGAACGTGATAGTATTGTGAAGTTTTAATGAGTCAAAacgcagacattaatttatgtgatcaATTCTAAGAAACTTCTATTTATAAAGCTAGTAAACAGAAACCTGAaacaattacttttcaatttttatttagtaAGGTAgcaaatgtaaatttaagtGATTTATTCCAAGAAACTTATCTGCATAAAGTCGAACAAAAAGGCATCGAGTC
This region includes:
- the LOC136271036 gene encoding ankyrin repeat, PH and SEC7 domain containing protein secG-like produces the protein MTKHVNLLHSLTSYFTFSKVNGRTSSSFNESPLDQAIFQQWEEDDSQFVSTRACQEVEILIKSQNLVIVTGNSGSGKSAIIQHIALSLLDKGADINSCDTNKETPLYKAIKRGLESTVQLLLDEGADINSCDRNKETPLHKASERGDESIVQILLDKGADINSCDTNKETPLHKASERGDESIVQILLDKGADINSCDKSNETPLHKAIKCGHGSTVQFLIDNGADINLCDTNKETLLLKASKWGFESIVQLLLDNGADINSCDTNKETPLHKASKKGHESTVQLLLDNGADINSCDINNVTPLHYASGWGCENTVQHLLDKGADINSCDIYKDTPLHKAIKWGLESTVQLLLDKGADINSCDSNKESPLHHASERGHKRTVQLLLHKGADINSCDTYKETPLHKASEMGHESIVQLLLDKGADINSCDTNKETPLHKAIKRGLESTVQLLLNEGADINSCDRNKETPLHKASERGDESIVQILLDKGADINSCDKSNETPLHKAIKCGHGSTVQFLIDNGADINLCDKNKETLLLKASKWGFERIVQLLLDNGADINSCDTNKETPLHKASKKGHESTVQLLLDNGADINSCDINNVTPLHYASGWGCENTVQHL